A stretch of the Erpetoichthys calabaricus chromosome 3, fErpCal1.3, whole genome shotgun sequence genome encodes the following:
- the LOC114648749 gene encoding uncharacterized protein LOC114648749 isoform X2 yields the protein MIDEEEEILSCLENLESEQFKRFKDRLLKINFEGFQNISSSDLENADKIDTKKHLVSVYGKKAFDVTVMVLEKIKLRGYASELRAKKEGQKRTVDLEYSVIQEIKRPKLHSSFNKSSELDELDGPLPGEISLAKMEDFADRNREQLICKLKVKEKFGGFQILEKKQLFKLMKLKDSWILNWKKAKEVSKKLSKSEPFHWSLVEEQLFERYCKTKGINRQVSSENKMINGEKKDQGPSAMEQILRKKEDIKSVLVRRQCSFSEDSYYYDRTNSTQANGADDELMHLSLNLATEAEETKTKFQQNEGSSTTVSLNLLSCRTPQVEEDNFKTSDSSILLCQEKILLEKTTSVCRENNTDHKSQNYKEHLMEDLETKGQDACNVLHRHGMHKGMSASTLMVEEKQSCKTDNKKDMTKDKMHEYDSKVKAFGKWVEKEVIELAAGGNQSKEERQKEILSNIQIRDTWEHSTYKCLTANNCILYTDPKGALKLVHLENSKLECLTKSGEPREDFKFKWQYHMWIFQGVKTDIVFSESEDIQSYPYDEEWFRNFHIKFPKFLKEEALPAIALYKEAQQEKMFSCLANDNQE from the exons atgattgatgaagaggaagaaattcTTAGTTGCCTGGAGAACCTTGAAAGTGAACAATTTAAACGATTCAAAGACCGATTGCTTAAAATTAACTTCGAAGGATTCCAAAATATATCCTCCTCTGATTTGGAGAATGCTGATAAAATAGATACAAAGAAACATTTAGTGAGTGTTTATGGTAAGAAAGCATTTGACGTTACTGTGATGGTGTTAGAGAAAATCAAACTGAGGGGATATGCCAGTGAACTAAGAGCAAAGAAAGAAG GGCAGAAGAGAACAGTTGACTTAGAGTATAGTGTGATACAAG AAATCAAACGTCCAAAATTACACAGCTCCTTTAATAAGTCATCTGAACTGGATGAATTGGATGGACCTCTACCTG GTGAAATCAGCCTGGCAAAGATGGAGGACTTTGCAGACAGGAACAGGGAGCAACTGATCTGTAAgctaaaagtgaaagaaaaatttGGAGGCTTTCAAATATTGGAAAAGAAACAACTCTTTAAATTAATGAAACTGAAAGACAGCTggattttaaattggaaaaaagccAAAGAAGTTAGCAAAAAGTTGAGTAAATCCGAACCATTTCACTGGTCACTTGTGGAAGAACAGCTCTTTGAAAGGTATTGTAAAACCAAAGGCATTAATAGGCAAGTCTCATCAGAAAATAAGATGATAAATGGTGAGAAGAAAGATCAAGGCCCCAGTGCAATGGAGCAGATtctcagaaaaaaagaagatattaAAAGTGTTTTAGTAAGGAGACAATGTAGTTTCTCAGAAGATTCTTACTATTATGATCGAACCAACTCAACCCAGGCCAATGGGGCAGATGACGAGTTGATGCATCTGAGTCTGAATCTTGCCACTGAGGCAGAGGAGACAAAAACTAAGTTCCAGCAAAATGAAGGTAGCTCTACCACAGTTAGTCTTAATTTACTTTCATGTAGAACACCACAAGTAGAAGAAGACAATTTCAAGACTTCTGATTCCTCCATCCTCCTTTGTCAAGAAAAGATTCTGTTGGAAAAAACAACTTCTGTGTGCCGGGAGAACAACACTGATCACAAGTCCCAGAATTACAAAGAACATCTAATGGAAGACTTAGAAACAAAAGGACAAGATGCTTGTAATGTTCTGCACAGGCACGGTATGCACAAAGGTATGTCTGCTTCAACTTTAATGGTAGAAGAAAAGCAAAgttgtaaaacagacaataaaaaagacatgactaaagacaaaatgcaCGAGTATGACTCAAAAGTGAAAGCCTTCGGAAAGTGGGTGGAAAAGGAAGTGATTGAGTTAGCTGCTGGGGGAAATCAAAGCAAAGAGGAGAGACAAAAAGAAATCCTATCCAACATTCAAATCAGAGATACTTGGGAACACTCAACCTATAAATGTCTAACTGCCAATAACTGCATATTATACACTGATCCAAAAGGTGCGCTCAAGCTAGTTCACCTGGAGAATTCAAAACTGGAATGCCTCACTAAAAGTGGAGAACCTCGTGAGGATTTCAAGTTCAAATGGCAGTACCACATGTGGATATTTCAGGGGGTAAAGACAGATATTGTTTTCTCTGAGAGCGAAGATATTCAGTCCTACCCTTATGATGAAGAATGGTTCAGAAACTTCCACATCAAGTTTCCCAAGTTCTTAAAGGAAGAAGCCCTTCCAGCTATTGCTTTGTACAAAGAGgctcaacaagaaaaaatgttcagcTGCTTAGCAAATGATAACCAAGAATGA
- the LOC114648749 gene encoding uncharacterized protein LOC114648749 isoform X1: protein MIDEEEEILSCLENLESEQFKRFKDRLLKINFEGFQNISSSDLENADKIDTKKHLVSVYGKKAFDVTVMVLEKIKLRGYASELRAKKEGQKRTVDLEYSVIQEIKRPKLHSSFNKSSELDELDGPLPGFIPILQHSLQLDWKGEISLAKMEDFADRNREQLICKLKVKEKFGGFQILEKKQLFKLMKLKDSWILNWKKAKEVSKKLSKSEPFHWSLVEEQLFERYCKTKGINRQVSSENKMINGEKKDQGPSAMEQILRKKEDIKSVLVRRQCSFSEDSYYYDRTNSTQANGADDELMHLSLNLATEAEETKTKFQQNEGSSTTVSLNLLSCRTPQVEEDNFKTSDSSILLCQEKILLEKTTSVCRENNTDHKSQNYKEHLMEDLETKGQDACNVLHRHGMHKGMSASTLMVEEKQSCKTDNKKDMTKDKMHEYDSKVKAFGKWVEKEVIELAAGGNQSKEERQKEILSNIQIRDTWEHSTYKCLTANNCILYTDPKGALKLVHLENSKLECLTKSGEPREDFKFKWQYHMWIFQGVKTDIVFSESEDIQSYPYDEEWFRNFHIKFPKFLKEEALPAIALYKEAQQEKMFSCLANDNQE from the exons atgattgatgaagaggaagaaattcTTAGTTGCCTGGAGAACCTTGAAAGTGAACAATTTAAACGATTCAAAGACCGATTGCTTAAAATTAACTTCGAAGGATTCCAAAATATATCCTCCTCTGATTTGGAGAATGCTGATAAAATAGATACAAAGAAACATTTAGTGAGTGTTTATGGTAAGAAAGCATTTGACGTTACTGTGATGGTGTTAGAGAAAATCAAACTGAGGGGATATGCCAGTGAACTAAGAGCAAAGAAAGAAG GGCAGAAGAGAACAGTTGACTTAGAGTATAGTGTGATACAAG AAATCAAACGTCCAAAATTACACAGCTCCTTTAATAAGTCATCTGAACTGGATGAATTGGATGGACCTCTACCTG GTTTCATCCCCATTCTGCAACACTCACTTCAGCTGGACTGGAAAG GTGAAATCAGCCTGGCAAAGATGGAGGACTTTGCAGACAGGAACAGGGAGCAACTGATCTGTAAgctaaaagtgaaagaaaaatttGGAGGCTTTCAAATATTGGAAAAGAAACAACTCTTTAAATTAATGAAACTGAAAGACAGCTggattttaaattggaaaaaagccAAAGAAGTTAGCAAAAAGTTGAGTAAATCCGAACCATTTCACTGGTCACTTGTGGAAGAACAGCTCTTTGAAAGGTATTGTAAAACCAAAGGCATTAATAGGCAAGTCTCATCAGAAAATAAGATGATAAATGGTGAGAAGAAAGATCAAGGCCCCAGTGCAATGGAGCAGATtctcagaaaaaaagaagatattaAAAGTGTTTTAGTAAGGAGACAATGTAGTTTCTCAGAAGATTCTTACTATTATGATCGAACCAACTCAACCCAGGCCAATGGGGCAGATGACGAGTTGATGCATCTGAGTCTGAATCTTGCCACTGAGGCAGAGGAGACAAAAACTAAGTTCCAGCAAAATGAAGGTAGCTCTACCACAGTTAGTCTTAATTTACTTTCATGTAGAACACCACAAGTAGAAGAAGACAATTTCAAGACTTCTGATTCCTCCATCCTCCTTTGTCAAGAAAAGATTCTGTTGGAAAAAACAACTTCTGTGTGCCGGGAGAACAACACTGATCACAAGTCCCAGAATTACAAAGAACATCTAATGGAAGACTTAGAAACAAAAGGACAAGATGCTTGTAATGTTCTGCACAGGCACGGTATGCACAAAGGTATGTCTGCTTCAACTTTAATGGTAGAAGAAAAGCAAAgttgtaaaacagacaataaaaaagacatgactaaagacaaaatgcaCGAGTATGACTCAAAAGTGAAAGCCTTCGGAAAGTGGGTGGAAAAGGAAGTGATTGAGTTAGCTGCTGGGGGAAATCAAAGCAAAGAGGAGAGACAAAAAGAAATCCTATCCAACATTCAAATCAGAGATACTTGGGAACACTCAACCTATAAATGTCTAACTGCCAATAACTGCATATTATACACTGATCCAAAAGGTGCGCTCAAGCTAGTTCACCTGGAGAATTCAAAACTGGAATGCCTCACTAAAAGTGGAGAACCTCGTGAGGATTTCAAGTTCAAATGGCAGTACCACATGTGGATATTTCAGGGGGTAAAGACAGATATTGTTTTCTCTGAGAGCGAAGATATTCAGTCCTACCCTTATGATGAAGAATGGTTCAGAAACTTCCACATCAAGTTTCCCAAGTTCTTAAAGGAAGAAGCCCTTCCAGCTATTGCTTTGTACAAAGAGgctcaacaagaaaaaatgttcagcTGCTTAGCAAATGATAACCAAGAATGA